The Streptomyces laurentii genome contains a region encoding:
- a CDS encoding GPP34 domain-containing protein (GPP34 domain-containing protein [Streptomyces fulvissimus DSM40593];~Golgi phosphoprotein 3 (GPP34); pfam05719;~UniProt-pubmed:11572948; UniProt-pubmed:20624727; UniProt-pubmed:21463507; UniProt-pubmed:18375553; UniProt-pubmed:12000953; UniProt-pubmed:20064060;~identified by MetaGeneAnnotator; putative), whose protein sequence is MGRSRRTLPEELLLLALDPATGTTAQPQSLDLGLAGAQLVELALAGRIAPDGDRIAVVMPRPTGDPTLDSALELLRRRGTPVRAVHWIGGPRLGLRQTYLSHLERCGMVCAVEGQMCGVLPTTRYQATDTAISREIRSRLDSAIRTGVPPDPRTAALAALAHAVGLGKHLYPGNEGRSSRSRLRDLIRHDPMGGLVAHAVLDVQNGAGAQPRRSTTAGGGVPSQPHRGSMARAAM, encoded by the coding sequence ATGGGCAGGAGCCGCAGAACACTTCCGGAGGAGCTTCTGCTGCTCGCTCTGGACCCGGCCACGGGTACCACAGCGCAGCCGCAGTCGCTCGACCTCGGCCTGGCCGGAGCACAGCTAGTGGAGCTGGCTCTGGCAGGACGGATAGCCCCTGACGGGGATCGTATCGCCGTGGTGATGCCACGGCCGACCGGAGATCCGACTCTGGACTCCGCACTGGAACTGCTGCGCCGTCGCGGCACTCCGGTACGGGCCGTCCATTGGATCGGCGGGCCCCGACTGGGGCTGCGCCAGACGTATCTCTCGCATCTGGAGCGCTGCGGCATGGTCTGTGCCGTGGAGGGCCAGATGTGCGGGGTGCTGCCGACGACTCGCTATCAGGCGACGGACACGGCGATCAGCCGGGAGATCAGGTCCCGGCTGGACAGTGCGATCCGCACCGGCGTCCCGCCGGACCCGCGGACCGCGGCGCTCGCCGCGCTGGCCCACGCGGTCGGTCTCGGCAAGCACCTGTACCCCGGCAACGAGGGAAGGTCGTCGCGGTCGCGGCTGCGCGACCTGATCCGGCACGACCCGATGGGCGGCCTCGTGGCGCATGCCGTCCTCGACGTGCAGAACGGCGCGGGCGCCCAGCCCCGTCGGAGCACGACGGCGGGTGGCGGCGTGCCGTCCCAGCCGCACCGCGGGAGCATGGCGCGCGCCGCCATGTGA
- a CDS encoding hypothetical protein (DNA-binding protein [Streptomyces albus J1074];~Helix-turn-helix XRE-family like proteins. Prokaryotic DNA binding proteins belonging to the xenobiotic response element family of transcriptional regulators; cd00093;~identified by MetaGeneAnnotator; putative;~salt bridge;~sequence-specific DNA binding site [nucleotide binding]), whose protein sequence is MASSVNPTVRRRRLGQELRRLREAKNMTAEQVAERLLVSQSKISRLENGRRSISQRDVRDLCGVYEVEDERLVDSLMQMAKDSRQQGWWHAFGDIPYSVYIGLETDAESLRVYEPQIIPGLLQTHAYAEAVIAGALPESTPNDIEKRVQVRTRRQERIRNGERPLRLWVVIDEAALHRQVGSRRLMAEQLEHLAEQSGLPHVTVQVLPFHMGAHPGISGHYAILEFPDASDSSVVYIEGVTSDLYLEKAQDVGKYSVMYEHLRAQAMNAEDTRVFIMNMAKRYADGESDV, encoded by the coding sequence GTGGCGTCCAGTGTCAACCCCACCGTCAGGCGACGCCGTTTGGGCCAGGAGCTGCGCCGGCTCCGGGAGGCGAAGAACATGACGGCCGAGCAGGTCGCCGAGCGACTGCTCGTCTCCCAGTCGAAGATCAGCCGCCTCGAGAACGGCCGCCGTTCGATCAGCCAGCGCGATGTCCGGGACCTCTGCGGCGTGTACGAGGTCGAGGACGAGCGGCTCGTCGACTCGCTCATGCAAATGGCCAAGGACTCGCGCCAGCAGGGCTGGTGGCATGCCTTCGGCGACATCCCGTACAGCGTCTACATCGGCCTGGAGACGGACGCGGAGAGTCTGCGGGTGTACGAGCCGCAGATCATCCCGGGTCTGCTGCAGACCCACGCGTACGCGGAGGCCGTGATCGCGGGCGCGCTGCCCGAGTCGACGCCGAACGACATCGAGAAACGGGTCCAGGTCCGTACCCGCCGCCAGGAACGCATCCGCAACGGCGAACGCCCGCTGCGGCTCTGGGTGGTCATCGACGAGGCCGCGCTGCACCGCCAGGTCGGCAGCCGGCGGCTGATGGCCGAGCAACTGGAGCATCTGGCCGAGCAGTCGGGTCTGCCGCATGTGACGGTCCAGGTGCTGCCGTTCCACATGGGCGCGCATCCGGGCATCAGCGGGCATTACGCGATTCTCGAATTCCCCGACGCCTCCGACTCCAGTGTCGTCTACATCGAGGGCGTGACAAGCGACCTCTATCTGGAGAAGGCGCAGGATGTCGGCAAGTACAGCGTGATGTACGAGCACTTGAGGGCACAGGCGATGAATGCGGAGGACACCCGGGTGTTCATCATGAATATGGCGAAGCGGTACGCCGACGGGGAATCGGACGTTTAG
- a CDS encoding ADP-ribosylglycohydrolase (ADP-ribosylglycohydrolase [Streptomyces cattleya NRRL 8057 = DSM46488];~ADP-ribosylglycohydrolase; pfam03747;~identified by MetaGeneAnnotator; putative): MTTTAAAVWGRTEQQDFRARVRGCLLGGAVGDALGAGAASRTLADLREAYGPEGLADLVPAYGRRGAVTAATQMTLFTVDGLIRAQVRRDTGAWHPPTDVHRAHLRWAATQRDWGPDERRPDLGWLAREEWLYARRDPARACLTGLGDDALGTLGKPKNPEAADSGALVRSAPFGLLVGWEPQLVCQLAVECAAQTHGAPAAYLAAGAFAVVVHGLARGDSVEGAVETASERIASHAGHEPVTEALRAALTAVREGKPDAERVTALGAGEDRAEGQLAAAVYGALVGEDVRHGLRLAVNHDGPSAATGALTGALLGALHGETALPPAWLAELEGRGTVLELADDFAMEMTQGPALHGPSDPSPGWLTRYPRD; encoded by the coding sequence GTGACCACCACAGCCGCGGCCGTGTGGGGCCGGACCGAACAACAGGACTTCCGCGCCCGGGTACGGGGCTGTCTCCTCGGTGGCGCCGTCGGCGACGCGCTCGGCGCGGGCGCGGCGAGCCGCACCCTGGCCGACCTGCGCGAGGCGTACGGCCCCGAGGGCCTGGCCGACCTCGTCCCCGCGTACGGCCGCCGGGGCGCCGTCACGGCCGCCACCCAGATGACGCTCTTCACCGTCGACGGCCTGATCCGCGCCCAGGTCCGCCGCGACACAGGCGCCTGGCACCCGCCCACCGACGTCCACCGGGCGCACCTGCGCTGGGCCGCCACCCAGCGCGACTGGGGCCCCGACGAACGGCGCCCGGACCTCGGCTGGCTGGCCCGCGAGGAGTGGCTGTACGCCCGCCGCGACCCGGCCCGGGCCTGCCTGACCGGCCTCGGCGACGACGCCCTCGGCACCCTCGGCAAGCCCAAGAACCCGGAGGCCGCCGACAGCGGCGCGCTGGTCCGCTCGGCGCCCTTCGGCCTGCTCGTCGGCTGGGAGCCGCAGCTGGTGTGCCAGCTCGCGGTGGAGTGCGCGGCGCAGACCCACGGCGCGCCCGCCGCTTACCTCGCCGCCGGCGCCTTCGCCGTCGTCGTGCACGGCCTGGCCCGCGGTGACAGCGTGGAGGGCGCCGTGGAGACGGCGTCGGAGCGGATCGCCTCGCACGCCGGCCACGAGCCGGTGACGGAGGCGCTGCGGGCCGCGCTGACGGCCGTACGGGAGGGGAAGCCGGACGCGGAGCGGGTGACGGCGCTCGGGGCCGGCGAGGACCGGGCGGAGGGGCAGCTGGCGGCGGCCGTGTACGGCGCGCTGGTCGGCGAGGACGTCCGGCACGGGCTGCGGCTCGCGGTCAACCACGACGGCCCGTCGGCGGCGACCGGCGCGCTCACCGGGGCGCTGCTCGGCGCCCTGCACGGGGAGACGGCCCTGCCGCCCGCCTGGCTGGCCGAACTGGAGGGGCGGGGCACCGTCCTGGAACTCGCCGACGACTTCGCGATGGAGATGACCCAGGGGCCGGCTCTGCACGGTCCGTCGGATCCGTCGCCGGGCTGGCTGACCCGCTATCCGAGGGACTGA
- a CDS encoding D-alanyl-D-alanine carboxypeptidase (Beta-lactamase enzyme family; cl17872;~D-alanyl-D-alanine carboxypeptidase [Cell envelope biogenesis, outer membrane]; COG1686;~D-alanyl-D-alanine carboxypeptidase [Streptomyces venezuelae ATCC10712];~identified by MetaGeneAnnotator; putative), which yields MAGESPDKAEQSESRDPRLSVVETVEIVEDTADTAGAADTEDHAGRTARAEHVDRVDQKTAVFRALSPRTAPDDEPAEPKAPKEPVDPRKAGAESAASGQESQEPQGVAKAAEADSEAGKRADGPSEPVTAETASRAASWAAREPEGAPEAAAGAGAAGKPEPKPVFAPEAGTASAAAEKPAASESWFATRKPAPAKTEAEATAAAEDGAKPEPESASTPEAKPEAEAKPESTPEAKPEPAAGKKPEPEPEPRTAPKPAVEDEPVDQPTTVFKAVKPPVVDQPTTALKIPPSTFRPLQGDITQEQPKPPKQAKASKEPKAQKPAAKPAGPEEPKPAAAPGFTAPVPVAVPVSLTEAERTKQQPLPPRPPLEILAELTNTPPPPETAMRTTVRRVKIWTPLILLLLVAIAVAQIVRPLPAPRLVLSAAPAYTFEGGALKMPWPNEGQGAVEVEGVGSMGTYGPQKPAPTASVAKTMTAYVILRDHPIKGSQKGPQIEVDKIAAEQAKAPDESTAPIKEGQSYSEKEMLQLLMIPSGNNVARLLARWDAGSEAAFVDKMNAAAKDLGMTGSTYTDPSGLKSSTVSTPLDQLKLAKAVMQYDVFREVVDMPNVTIDGIPNRIENNNTILLKPGVAGIKTGSSTPAGGNLLWAGYTVVDGEKRRILGIVMGAQDAQLLAQKLDLAIANSYTLIKKAQDVVTSATVVKKGQVLGYVDDGLGGRTPVVATKDIKAVGWPGLEVALKIGDGGKALPHTGKAGDVVGEVSIGTGTGRVSAPVALETDLAEPGFDKKLTRLG from the coding sequence GTGGCGGGCGAGTCCCCCGACAAGGCGGAGCAGAGCGAGAGCCGCGACCCGCGGCTGTCGGTCGTCGAGACCGTCGAGATCGTCGAGGACACGGCGGACACCGCGGGCGCCGCGGACACGGAGGACCACGCGGGCCGCACGGCCCGCGCGGAGCACGTGGATCGCGTGGACCAGAAGACGGCGGTTTTCCGGGCGTTGTCCCCGCGCACGGCGCCGGACGACGAGCCGGCGGAGCCCAAGGCGCCGAAGGAGCCGGTGGATCCCCGGAAGGCCGGTGCCGAGTCCGCCGCGTCGGGCCAGGAGTCCCAGGAGCCCCAGGGCGTGGCGAAGGCGGCCGAGGCCGACTCCGAGGCCGGTAAGCGCGCTGACGGCCCGTCGGAGCCCGTGACGGCCGAGACGGCCTCCAGGGCCGCCTCCTGGGCCGCCCGGGAGCCCGAGGGGGCCCCTGAGGCCGCCGCCGGGGCCGGGGCCGCCGGGAAGCCGGAGCCGAAGCCGGTGTTCGCGCCGGAGGCCGGGACGGCGTCCGCGGCGGCGGAGAAGCCCGCCGCGAGCGAGTCCTGGTTCGCCACGCGCAAGCCCGCCCCGGCCAAGACCGAGGCCGAGGCCACGGCGGCTGCCGAGGACGGCGCGAAGCCGGAGCCGGAGTCCGCGTCGACGCCGGAAGCGAAGCCGGAAGCGGAAGCGAAGCCGGAATCGACGCCGGAAGCGAAGCCGGAGCCCGCGGCCGGGAAGAAGCCCGAGCCGGAGCCGGAGCCGAGGACCGCGCCGAAGCCCGCCGTCGAGGACGAGCCGGTCGACCAGCCGACCACGGTTTTCAAGGCCGTCAAGCCGCCGGTCGTCGACCAGCCGACGACCGCCCTGAAGATCCCCCCGTCCACCTTCCGTCCGCTCCAGGGCGACATCACCCAGGAGCAGCCGAAGCCGCCGAAGCAGGCGAAGGCGTCCAAGGAGCCGAAGGCGCAGAAGCCCGCGGCGAAGCCGGCCGGCCCGGAGGAGCCGAAGCCCGCTGCCGCCCCCGGCTTCACCGCCCCCGTCCCCGTGGCGGTCCCGGTGTCGCTCACCGAGGCCGAGCGGACCAAGCAGCAGCCGCTGCCGCCCCGCCCGCCGCTGGAGATCCTCGCCGAGCTGACCAACACCCCGCCGCCGCCGGAGACGGCGATGCGCACGACGGTGCGCCGGGTGAAGATCTGGACCCCGCTGATCCTCCTCCTGCTGGTCGCCATTGCGGTCGCACAGATCGTGCGCCCGCTCCCGGCCCCGCGGCTCGTGCTCTCCGCCGCCCCCGCCTACACCTTCGAGGGCGGCGCGCTGAAGATGCCGTGGCCGAACGAGGGCCAGGGCGCGGTCGAGGTCGAGGGCGTCGGCTCGATGGGCACGTACGGACCGCAGAAGCCGGCCCCGACCGCGTCCGTCGCCAAGACGATGACCGCGTACGTGATCCTGCGCGACCACCCGATCAAGGGCTCGCAGAAGGGTCCGCAGATCGAGGTCGACAAGATCGCCGCGGAGCAGGCGAAGGCGCCGGACGAGTCGACGGCCCCGATCAAGGAGGGCCAGAGCTACTCCGAGAAGGAGATGCTCCAGCTCCTCATGATCCCGTCCGGCAACAACGTGGCGCGGCTGCTGGCCCGCTGGGACGCCGGTTCGGAGGCCGCCTTCGTCGACAAGATGAACGCCGCCGCCAAGGACCTCGGGATGACCGGCTCGACGTACACGGACCCGTCCGGTCTCAAGTCGTCGACCGTCTCGACCCCGCTCGACCAGCTGAAGCTGGCGAAGGCGGTCATGCAGTACGACGTGTTCCGCGAGGTCGTCGACATGCCGAACGTGACCATCGACGGCATCCCGAACCGGATCGAGAACAACAACACCATCCTGCTGAAGCCCGGTGTCGCGGGCATCAAGACCGGCTCGTCGACGCCGGCCGGCGGCAACCTGCTGTGGGCGGGCTACACCGTCGTCGACGGCGAGAAGCGGCGGATCCTCGGCATCGTGATGGGCGCCCAGGACGCGCAGCTGCTGGCGCAGAAGCTGGACCTGGCCATCGCGAACAGCTACACGCTGATCAAGAAGGCGCAGGACGTGGTCACCTCCGCCACCGTGGTGAAGAAGGGGCAGGTGCTCGGCTATGTGGACGACGGCCTCGGCGGCCGTACCCCGGTCGTGGCGACCAAGGACATCAAGGCGGTCGGCTGGCCGGGCCTGGAGGTCGCGCTGAAGATTGGCGACGGGGGCAAGGCCCTGCCGCACACCGGCAAGGCCGGTGACGTCGTCGGCGAGGTGTCGATCGGCACCGGCACCGGGCGCGTGAGCGCGCCGGTCGCGCTGGAGACGGACCTGGCGGAGCCCGGCTTCGACAAGAAGCTGACCCGACTGGGCTGA
- a CDS encoding hypothetical protein (DUF397 domain-containing protein [Streptomyces fulvissimus DSM40593];~Domain of unknown function (DUF397); pfam04149;~UniProt-pubmed:11572948; UniProt-pubmed:20624727; UniProt-pubmed:21463507; UniProt-pubmed:18375553; UniProt-pubmed:20581206; UniProt-pubmed:12000953; UniProt-pubmed:20064060; UniProt-pubmed:21551298;~identified by MetaGeneAnnotator; putative): protein MAIIQGATDTWTKSSYSGGNGACVEVKSPLVTAIAVRDSKAPEGPSISFGPDSWNAFVGDVSARGL from the coding sequence ATGGCCATCATTCAGGGCGCGACCGACACCTGGACGAAGTCCTCGTATTCCGGCGGCAACGGCGCCTGCGTCGAGGTCAAGTCCCCGCTCGTGACCGCGATCGCGGTGCGGGACTCGAAGGCGCCCGAGGGCCCTTCGATCTCCTTCGGACCGGACTCGTGGAACGCGTTCGTGGGAGACGTGAGCGCCCGGGGTCTGTAA